From the Burkholderia glumae LMG 2196 = ATCC 33617 genome, one window contains:
- a CDS encoding EamA family transporter produces MAMKDLLLALVVIVAWGVNFVVIKLGLHGVPPMLLGALRFALAALPAVFFVPRPRIPLRMLVLYGATILLAQFVFLFTAMNVGMPAGVASLVLQAQAFFTLGFARLFLGERVRAWNLAGLAIAALGLVTIAARSGGAMTLAGFALTLCAAASWALGNIVTKRIGKVELVPLVVWGSLVPPLPFLALSFALEGPARIEAALGALSGASVFAIVYLAWVATLVGYALWGRLLSRYPAAQVAPLSLVVPVVGIASSALLLGERMSGAEYLGTALVMAGLVVNVFGGRLVRRTA; encoded by the coding sequence ATGGCCATGAAGGACCTGTTGCTCGCGTTGGTGGTGATCGTCGCGTGGGGCGTCAACTTCGTCGTGATCAAGCTGGGCCTGCACGGCGTGCCGCCGATGCTGCTCGGCGCGCTGCGCTTCGCGCTGGCGGCGCTGCCGGCCGTGTTTTTCGTGCCGCGGCCGCGCATCCCGCTGCGCATGCTGGTGCTGTACGGCGCGACCATCCTGCTCGCGCAGTTCGTGTTCCTGTTTACCGCGATGAACGTCGGCATGCCGGCCGGGGTCGCCTCGCTGGTGCTGCAGGCGCAGGCGTTCTTCACGCTCGGCTTCGCGCGGCTGTTCCTCGGCGAGCGCGTGCGCGCCTGGAACCTGGCGGGCCTCGCGATCGCCGCGCTCGGGCTCGTGACGATCGCCGCGCGCAGCGGCGGAGCGATGACGCTGGCCGGCTTCGCGCTGACGCTCTGCGCGGCCGCGTCGTGGGCGCTCGGCAACATCGTCACGAAGCGGATCGGCAAGGTGGAGCTGGTGCCGCTGGTGGTGTGGGGCAGCCTGGTGCCGCCGCTGCCGTTCCTTGCGCTGTCGTTCGCGCTCGAAGGCCCGGCGCGGATCGAGGCCGCGCTCGGCGCGCTGTCGGGCGCGTCGGTGTTCGCGATCGTCTACCTCGCGTGGGTCGCCACGCTGGTCGGCTACGCGCTGTGGGGCCGGCTGCTGTCGCGCTATCCGGCCGCGCAGGTCGCGCCGCTCTCGCTGGTGGTGCCGGTGGTCGGCATTGCCTCCTCGGCGCTGCTGCTCGGCGAACGCATGAGCGGCGCCGAATACCTGGGCACCGCGCTGGTGATGGCCGGGCTCGTGGTCAACGTATTCGGCGGGCGGCTCGTGCGGCGCACGGCCTGA
- a CDS encoding pirin family protein, translating to MSDSIRAVLKPHVSDIGNLQVRRSLPAMAARLVGPFIFFDHMGPAALPPGSGLDVRPHPHIGLATVTYLFDGAILHRDSLGSVQTILPGDVNWMTAGRGIVHSERTPAEIRERGQTLHGIQTWVALPLEHETTEPAFEHHPAATLPKLARDGVALTVIAGDAFGLVSPVNTFSRTLYAAAEFAAGATLRFDADHEERAVYLVAGDLTIDGTPLEAERMAVLAPGAAVSLASRGGARLMLLGGAKLAGERFIEWNFVASSREAIERAKAAWTRQAMGGVPGETDWIALPERRAH from the coding sequence ATGAGCGACTCGATCCGAGCGGTCCTGAAACCGCATGTCAGCGACATCGGCAACCTGCAGGTGCGCCGCTCGCTGCCCGCGATGGCCGCGCGCCTCGTCGGCCCGTTCATCTTCTTCGATCACATGGGGCCGGCCGCGCTGCCGCCCGGCAGCGGCCTGGACGTGCGCCCGCACCCGCACATCGGCCTCGCCACGGTCACCTACCTGTTCGACGGCGCGATCCTGCACCGCGACAGCCTCGGCTCGGTGCAGACCATCCTGCCCGGCGACGTGAACTGGATGACGGCCGGGCGCGGCATCGTCCATTCCGAGCGCACGCCCGCCGAGATCCGCGAGCGCGGCCAGACCCTCCACGGCATCCAGACCTGGGTGGCGCTGCCGCTCGAGCACGAGACCACCGAGCCCGCCTTCGAGCACCATCCGGCCGCGACGCTGCCCAAGCTGGCGCGCGACGGCGTGGCGCTGACCGTGATCGCCGGCGACGCGTTCGGCCTCGTCTCGCCGGTCAACACGTTCTCGCGCACGCTCTACGCGGCCGCCGAGTTCGCGGCCGGCGCGACGCTTCGGTTCGACGCCGACCACGAGGAGCGCGCCGTCTACCTGGTGGCGGGCGACCTGACGATCGACGGCACGCCGCTCGAGGCCGAACGGATGGCAGTGCTCGCGCCCGGCGCGGCGGTGTCGCTCGCGAGCCGCGGCGGCGCACGCCTGATGCTGCTGGGCGGCGCGAAGCTGGCCGGCGAGCGCTTCATCGAGTGGAATTTCGTGGCCAGCAGCCGCGAGGCGATCGAACGCGCGAAGGCGGCCTGGACCAGGCAGGCAATGGGCGGCGTACCGGGCGAGACCGACTGGATTGCGCTGCCCGAGCGCCGCGCGCATTGA